From the Acidobacteriota bacterium genome, one window contains:
- a CDS encoding vWA domain-containing protein, giving the protein MQVFRDISQLVQATWAEWGDLYLERLIFSESSTARQVVLAMIGLAAVFMVIRSFGSRNPGKSRMALPAIVTSPGWSRASLSRHGALILALAGLPFFILALADPRTTLTRSETTYPGRRISLLIDASSSMLSALPSTTLAKGAPNNAAFFTTVGAARYFIERRMAGKYRDLMALVEFGDDAYVITPFTTDYENILLSTALIGDWNEFMAFPDQGTVVARAVEQSVGLFNAFDFLDASGNLMVIFTDGADADVLENGKTVDDVLGEATRAKIPVYLIKIGGNIQNKRSVADELWIGAVKRTGGQFFSGGDEATIIQAIQAIDRASAGTIEMKQYSTERPRYAPFALTALAFWCAALLLRFTIPAFQTFP; this is encoded by the coding sequence ATGCAAGTCTTTCGAGACATCTCCCAACTCGTTCAGGCTACATGGGCCGAGTGGGGAGACCTGTATCTCGAGCGGCTGATCTTCTCAGAGAGCTCGACGGCGCGCCAAGTGGTGCTGGCCATGATTGGCCTCGCCGCGGTGTTCATGGTGATCCGGTCGTTTGGCAGCCGCAATCCCGGCAAGAGCCGCATGGCGCTGCCGGCGATTGTCACCAGCCCGGGCTGGTCGCGCGCGTCACTGTCGCGGCACGGGGCACTGATCCTGGCGCTGGCCGGCCTGCCCTTCTTCATCCTGGCGCTCGCCGATCCGCGCACGACGCTCACCCGTTCGGAAACCACCTACCCGGGCCGCCGCATCAGCCTGCTGATCGACGCGTCGTCCAGCATGCTGTCGGCGCTGCCGTCCACCACGCTGGCCAAGGGCGCGCCCAATAACGCCGCATTCTTCACCACCGTCGGCGCGGCCCGCTACTTCATCGAGCGCCGCATGGCCGGCAAGTACCGCGACCTCATGGCGCTGGTCGAGTTCGGCGACGATGCGTATGTCATTACGCCGTTCACGACCGACTACGAGAACATCCTGTTGAGCACGGCGCTAATCGGCGACTGGAACGAGTTCATGGCGTTCCCCGATCAGGGCACGGTCGTGGCGCGGGCGGTCGAGCAAAGCGTGGGGCTGTTCAACGCCTTCGATTTCCTCGACGCCTCCGGCAACCTGATGGTGATCTTCACCGACGGCGCCGACGCCGACGTACTGGAGAACGGCAAGACCGTGGACGACGTGCTGGGCGAAGCGACCCGGGCGAAGATCCCGGTGTACCTGATCAAGATCGGCGGCAACATCCAGAACAAGCGGAGCGTCGCCGACGAACTCTGGATTGGCGCGGTCAAGCGGACCGGCGGGCAGTTCTTCTCCGGCGGCGACGAGGCGACGATTATCCAGGCCATCCAGGCGATCGATCGCGCGTCGGCCGGCACCATCGAGATGAAGCAGTACAGCACCGAGCGGCCGCGCTACGCGCCGTTTGCGCTGACCGCGCTCGCCTTCTGGTGCGCGGCGCTGCTGTTGCGGTTCACGATTCCGGCGTTTCAGACGTTTCCGTAG
- a CDS encoding VWA domain-containing protein, producing MKFGAPGFLPLLAIPALLLILWVWQVWRRRADVHAFMRHRQVPVEERVPFFGELLFWLCLLLAAIAGTLALAKPQAVTSLVRNAGVDLVILQDGSASMHVQDVKGNRWQRSMRFLRTLGESLRWDNDRVAMALFAHMATPQIRLTKDPNTYFFFLDHLEDTSPFRLEDDGTWDTNIERGIYWGLRLIEKDEEIRRESGLDDKLGANTNPKAFLLISDGQSWSGEVAKSLAMALERGVPLNVVGVGTTAGGLIPDPKRQPNQPLIRSTLNRAELTRIATAGGGRYFEIDRDSDRDIANAVIEQTRRRAGTTGVQEGVQELYWNFLFGAAVLIALGVLFLRDRMALALQLTAAAAVFVFVSSVF from the coding sequence ATGAAGTTCGGCGCGCCCGGATTCTTGCCGCTGCTGGCGATTCCCGCCCTGCTGCTCATCCTGTGGGTGTGGCAGGTCTGGCGGCGACGTGCCGATGTGCACGCGTTCATGCGGCATCGGCAGGTGCCGGTCGAAGAGCGCGTGCCGTTCTTTGGCGAGCTGCTGTTCTGGTTGTGCCTGCTGCTGGCGGCGATCGCCGGCACCCTCGCCCTGGCCAAGCCGCAGGCGGTGACCTCGCTCGTGCGCAACGCCGGCGTCGACCTGGTGATCCTGCAGGACGGTTCGGCGTCGATGCACGTCCAGGACGTCAAGGGCAACCGCTGGCAGCGGTCGATGCGCTTTCTCCGCACCCTGGGCGAGTCGCTGCGCTGGGACAACGACCGCGTGGCGATGGCGCTGTTCGCGCACATGGCGACGCCGCAGATTCGCCTCACCAAGGATCCCAACACCTACTTCTTCTTTCTCGATCATCTCGAGGACACCTCGCCGTTCCGGCTTGAAGACGACGGCACATGGGACACCAACATCGAGCGCGGCATCTATTGGGGCCTGCGGCTGATCGAGAAGGACGAGGAGATACGCCGTGAGTCGGGTCTCGACGACAAGCTCGGCGCGAACACCAATCCGAAGGCGTTCCTGCTGATCTCTGACGGCCAGTCGTGGAGCGGCGAGGTCGCCAAGTCGTTGGCGATGGCGCTGGAGCGCGGCGTGCCGTTGAACGTGGTCGGGGTCGGGACCACCGCGGGCGGGTTGATTCCGGATCCCAAGCGGCAGCCCAACCAGCCGCTGATCCGGTCCACGCTCAATCGCGCGGAGCTCACCCGCATTGCCACCGCGGGCGGCGGCCGCTACTTCGAGATCGATCGCGACAGCGACCGTGACATTGCCAACGCCGTGATCGAGCAGACGCGCCGGCGCGCCGGCACCACCGGGGTGCAGGAAGGCGTGCAGGAGTTGTACTGGAACTTCCTGTTCGGCGCCGCAGTGCTGATCGCCCTGGGCGTGCTGTTCCTGCGCGACCGAATGGCGCTGGCGCTGCAGCTGACCGCGGCGGCCGCGGTGTTCGTGTTCGTCTCGTCGGTGTTCTGA
- a CDS encoding VOC family protein: MEPRVSFITLGVSDLERASRFYRDVLGLPQKPTPPTVAFFEMGKTWLSLYPREALAADAGVPAAGSGFPGFALAHNVRSIEEVDSLLSYAAQGGGKLVKPGHHTFWGGYSGYFSDPDGFLWEVAWNPKFPHV, from the coding sequence ATGGAACCACGCGTCTCGTTCATCACCCTCGGCGTGAGCGACCTCGAGCGCGCCTCTCGTTTCTATCGCGACGTGCTCGGCCTGCCGCAGAAGCCGACGCCGCCCACCGTCGCGTTCTTCGAAATGGGGAAGACATGGCTGTCGCTTTACCCGCGCGAGGCGCTCGCGGCGGACGCCGGCGTGCCGGCGGCCGGGTCGGGATTTCCGGGCTTCGCGCTTGCCCACAACGTGCGGTCGATTGAAGAAGTGGATTCGCTGCTGAGCTACGCCGCCCAGGGTGGCGGCAAGCTGGTGAAGCCCGGCCACCACACCTTCTGGGGCGGCTACTCCGGCTACTTCTCGGATCCCGACGGGTTCTTGTGGGAAGTGGCGTGGAACCCGAAGTTTCCGCACGTGTAG
- a CDS encoding TonB-dependent receptor yields the protein MRRTFSLAVSLLLVSASLTFAQAVTSGTGAINGRVTDASDALMPGVTVTLTSPSQMGVRTAVTDADGAYRFTAVTPGEYVIVFELAGFSIVRNEGIRVSLGFTATVNGALTVASLEESVTVTGQSPVVDTSATQIGNSFDAKALSALPTSRDYFSLLAGSPAVQMSRIDVGGSTNGTQQGFVVYGTSGQVRVIFEGLNATEATGAFGNYPDIGGMEEVQINTAAHSAEASTPGVQSQFISKSGGNQFRGTFYGGYSPEKWQAFNIDADQIARGLRGGGNLAPEDVNRLNSYQDMNAGFGGYLIKDRLWWYGSYRHQDIKASYVNFPVKPQTTILNNYSGKVTYNLSTNNKLIAYTQPSQKKQPQRFDSWLLGVDTGINSTESTTWSQNFWAWVHKAEWNSVLSDNAFAEIRGGQYGYDWTNGVNGTGLRYEDIGNNIITGRNRNWARERRRDQVLGTLSYFKNMAGDHNFKIGGEIFDESVKDVFIDGFEDDILHVLQNGAKLDVILFQPGESIGGLRTYGAFIHDTWRVGDKLTLNLGARIDAYRAYSPEQEHPASRFNPTAQTFAAVDSYFSWKNPAPRLGMTYDLLGDGRTVLKANYGTYWWNPGADLVFNISPNASAWWRRHRWTDLNNDNRWQPGEEAAVPSSTRGGAATESLDPNLKNSQTKEFATFVERELMANFGVRAGYVWRGQRDQYGRYNIAIPYEAFTVPVSVPDPGPDGRVGTADDGAPIAAMDLAPQFRGLTPINRTINVERGDSDYHTFEITGTKRMSNRWSLLASYGWTKSFDQAATIQGNAIRGNALVRNPNDEINTENGRFVYTRQTVKVSGTWNSPWWDVSFSPMFRYQQGIPFGRTFASTLSYGSVRFLAEPLGTRRQDPISIVDLRVEKTHRFSGRDISVFFDLYNLANENPAQNLQWSSGTAFDRPLSIVPPRLARIGLKLNF from the coding sequence ATGCGTCGCACGTTTTCGCTTGCCGTGTCGTTGCTCCTGGTCTCGGCCTCCCTCACGTTCGCTCAAGCTGTCACCTCAGGAACCGGCGCCATCAACGGACGGGTCACGGACGCATCAGACGCGCTGATGCCGGGTGTGACCGTCACGCTGACCAGCCCATCGCAGATGGGCGTTCGCACCGCGGTCACCGACGCCGACGGCGCGTATCGCTTCACCGCGGTCACGCCCGGTGAATACGTGATCGTCTTCGAGCTGGCCGGCTTCTCGATCGTCCGTAACGAAGGCATCCGAGTCAGCCTGGGATTCACGGCCACCGTGAATGGCGCACTGACGGTGGCCTCGCTCGAGGAGTCGGTCACCGTGACCGGCCAGTCGCCGGTGGTCGACACCTCGGCCACGCAGATCGGCAACTCGTTCGACGCCAAGGCACTCTCGGCGTTGCCGACGTCGCGCGACTACTTCTCGCTGCTGGCCGGTTCACCGGCGGTGCAGATGTCGCGCATCGACGTGGGCGGCAGCACCAACGGCACGCAGCAGGGCTTCGTGGTGTACGGCACCAGCGGCCAGGTCCGCGTGATCTTCGAGGGCCTGAACGCGACCGAAGCCACCGGCGCTTTCGGCAATTACCCTGACATCGGCGGCATGGAGGAAGTGCAGATCAACACCGCGGCGCACTCCGCCGAAGCGTCCACCCCCGGTGTGCAGTCGCAGTTCATCAGCAAGTCCGGCGGCAACCAGTTCCGCGGCACGTTCTACGGCGGTTACTCGCCCGAGAAGTGGCAGGCCTTCAACATCGACGCCGATCAGATTGCGCGCGGCCTGCGTGGCGGCGGCAACCTCGCCCCCGAGGACGTCAATCGTCTCAACAGCTACCAGGACATGAACGCCGGTTTTGGTGGCTACCTGATCAAGGACCGCCTGTGGTGGTACGGTTCCTACCGGCACCAGGACATCAAGGCCAGCTACGTGAATTTCCCGGTCAAGCCGCAAACCACGATCCTGAACAACTACAGCGGCAAGGTCACCTACAACCTGTCGACCAACAACAAGCTGATCGCCTACACGCAGCCATCGCAGAAGAAGCAGCCGCAGCGCTTCGATTCGTGGCTGCTCGGCGTCGACACCGGCATCAACTCGACCGAATCGACGACGTGGAGCCAGAATTTCTGGGCGTGGGTCCACAAGGCGGAGTGGAACAGCGTGCTCAGCGACAACGCGTTCGCCGAGATCCGCGGCGGCCAGTACGGCTACGACTGGACCAACGGCGTCAACGGCACCGGCCTGCGCTATGAAGACATCGGCAACAACATCATCACCGGCCGCAACCGCAACTGGGCCCGCGAGCGCCGCCGCGATCAGGTCCTCGGCACCCTGAGCTATTTCAAGAACATGGCCGGCGACCACAACTTCAAGATCGGCGGCGAGATCTTCGACGAGAGCGTCAAGGACGTCTTCATCGACGGCTTCGAAGACGACATTCTCCACGTCCTGCAGAACGGCGCGAAGCTGGACGTCATCCTGTTCCAGCCGGGTGAATCGATCGGCGGGTTGCGGACCTACGGCGCGTTCATCCACGACACCTGGCGCGTCGGCGACAAGCTCACGCTCAACCTCGGCGCGCGCATCGACGCGTACCGCGCCTACTCGCCCGAGCAGGAACATCCCGCCAGCCGGTTCAACCCAACTGCCCAGACATTCGCGGCGGTCGACAGCTATTTTTCGTGGAAGAACCCGGCCCCGCGCCTTGGCATGACCTACGACCTCCTGGGTGACGGCCGCACCGTGCTCAAGGCCAACTACGGCACCTACTGGTGGAACCCGGGCGCCGATCTCGTCTTCAACATTAGCCCGAACGCCTCGGCGTGGTGGCGGCGCCATCGCTGGACCGATTTGAACAACGACAACCGGTGGCAGCCGGGTGAAGAGGCCGCCGTGCCAAGCTCGACGCGCGGTGGCGCGGCCACCGAGTCGCTCGACCCGAACCTGAAAAACAGCCAGACAAAGGAGTTCGCGACGTTCGTGGAACGCGAGCTGATGGCGAATTTCGGCGTCCGTGCCGGTTACGTTTGGCGCGGGCAGCGCGATCAGTACGGGCGCTACAACATCGCTATCCCGTATGAAGCCTTCACCGTGCCGGTGTCGGTGCCCGATCCAGGCCCGGACGGACGCGTCGGCACGGCGGACGACGGTGCGCCGATCGCGGCCATGGATTTGGCGCCACAGTTCCGCGGCTTGACGCCGATCAACCGGACCATCAACGTCGAGCGCGGCGACTCGGACTATCACACCTTCGAGATCACCGGCACCAAGCGCATGAGCAACCGCTGGAGCCTGCTGGCCTCGTACGGCTGGACCAAGAGCTTCGACCAGGCCGCCACCATCCAGGGCAACGCCATCCGCGGCAACGCACTGGTCAGGAATCCCAACGACGAGATCAACACCGAGAACGGCCGGTTCGTCTACACCCGGCAGACGGTCAAGGTCAGCGGCACCTGGAACTCGCCGTGGTGGGACGTCTCGTTCTCGCCAATGTTCCGCTACCAGCAGGGCATCCCGTTCGGTCGCACCTTTGCCTCGACCCTCAGCTACGGCAGCGTTCGATTCCTCGCCGAGCCACTGGGCACGCGACGCCAGGACCCCATTTCGATCGTTGACCTGCGCGTCGAGAAAACGCACCGGTTCAGCGGCCGCGATATCTCGGTATTCTTCGATCTTTACAACCTGGCCAACGAGAACCCGGCGCAGAACCTGCAGTGGAGTTCGGGCACGGCGTTCGACCGTCCGTTGAGCATCGTCCCGCCGCGGCTGGCGCGCATCGGGTTGAAGCTGAACTTCTAG
- a CDS encoding CehA/McbA family metallohydrolase: MRRLLVTLALVVLTLPLSAQWTNRYQRIGQGHHVYVEGYDFPTYSVGPTYPAVSPDGRTIAFSARGWIWTMGAEGGTARRMTRGAGLDSRPAWHPGGGRIAFVRDDTRTTDILEVHLATGVETVLVDGPAAALDPAYSPDGGALYYASAETGDLELYRMDLATRAPSRITNALGLDLRPQPLADGSVMHISKRGSGDEVAVIDPTGTRRVLAIAAVASLARPAVSPDGRRLAVPLPVLSGTDWALQLMDVGGGPMTAITSGGAFAIMPAWGPDGSILFARADASGVFGLWRIDNGGGIPRAVTPLSWDWGEPTTRVIVRTQVAGGDQVPARVHIVDRDGHPAFPSGRQVWLDGQSGLIFSHSPGTLEFEIPVGSYRAVATHGFEYRPARQEGRAAPDVPSGMVLEFTPLGGPSMEGWYSGDHHFHLNYGGPVRLSPEVLVPMMRGEDLDVATPLSANLHTRRIDENYFAWTRAEPPLIQFGQEVRSHFLGHTGHIGVKALFWPWYWGPNYPVYGRDDRSNVSALRHTREQGGVNSYVHPVSSRDPFGGDAPRGIPLELVSDAVLGDVDTIELACLWSDELGTADAWYRLLSVGATVTPSAGTDAMVDFFRTMAIGTTRVYVHVPGGLTMDRYLDGLRAGRSFVTNGPLIRFTVASAGPGDVLKQIGDARFELSVASALPFERAEVLVNGEVVWTGAGIAQAGTIAHRGSVTVPAGGWIAARVHGGGMEWPGMDSYPFAHTAPLWIGSRGSTDPDAAARAGKELLTALDIAEQRVRQAYGDTPTPVLLGRLAEARRRLQRLTR, from the coding sequence ATGCGCCGACTCCTGGTCACCCTCGCGCTTGTCGTGCTGACCCTGCCCCTCTCGGCTCAGTGGACCAACCGATACCAGCGGATCGGTCAAGGGCACCACGTCTACGTCGAGGGCTACGACTTTCCCACTTACTCCGTTGGCCCCACCTATCCCGCGGTGTCGCCCGACGGGCGCACCATTGCCTTCTCGGCGCGCGGGTGGATCTGGACCATGGGCGCTGAGGGTGGGACAGCGAGGCGGATGACGAGGGGCGCGGGCCTCGACTCGCGGCCGGCGTGGCATCCCGGTGGAGGGCGCATCGCGTTCGTCCGCGACGATACGCGCACCACCGACATCCTCGAAGTACACCTCGCTACGGGCGTCGAGACCGTCCTGGTGGACGGTCCTGCGGCGGCACTGGATCCCGCGTACTCGCCTGACGGCGGGGCGCTCTACTATGCGTCGGCCGAGACCGGGGACCTCGAGCTCTATCGAATGGATCTCGCGACGCGCGCACCGTCGCGCATCACCAACGCCCTCGGACTGGATCTTCGTCCTCAGCCGCTCGCTGACGGCAGCGTCATGCACATCTCGAAGCGCGGCAGCGGCGACGAAGTCGCGGTGATCGATCCGACGGGGACACGCCGCGTGCTGGCGATCGCCGCGGTGGCGTCGCTTGCGCGGCCCGCGGTGTCACCGGACGGACGGCGCCTCGCCGTGCCGCTGCCGGTGTTGTCGGGCACCGACTGGGCGCTTCAGCTTATGGACGTGGGCGGCGGCCCCATGACCGCGATCACCTCCGGCGGCGCCTTCGCGATCATGCCGGCCTGGGGCCCTGACGGCAGCATCCTGTTCGCGCGAGCCGATGCCAGTGGTGTCTTCGGCCTCTGGCGAATCGACAACGGTGGCGGCATTCCACGCGCGGTCACGCCTTTGTCCTGGGATTGGGGCGAGCCCACCACCCGCGTCATCGTCCGCACTCAGGTCGCGGGAGGCGACCAAGTGCCCGCGCGCGTCCACATCGTCGACCGCGACGGCCACCCGGCGTTTCCCTCCGGGCGACAGGTGTGGCTCGACGGCCAGTCGGGGTTGATCTTCAGCCATTCGCCCGGGACGCTGGAATTCGAAATCCCCGTGGGCTCCTATCGTGCAGTGGCGACGCACGGGTTCGAGTACCGGCCGGCACGCCAGGAGGGACGTGCGGCGCCAGACGTGCCATCGGGTATGGTCCTCGAGTTCACGCCGCTCGGCGGCCCGTCGATGGAGGGCTGGTATTCCGGCGATCATCACTTCCACCTGAACTACGGTGGGCCGGTCCGCCTGTCGCCTGAGGTGCTTGTGCCCATGATGCGCGGGGAGGACCTCGACGTCGCGACGCCGCTCTCGGCCAACCTGCACACCCGTCGGATCGACGAGAACTACTTCGCGTGGACGCGCGCCGAACCGCCCCTCATCCAGTTCGGACAGGAGGTCCGCTCGCACTTCCTCGGCCACACCGGGCACATTGGCGTGAAGGCGCTCTTCTGGCCGTGGTACTGGGGTCCGAACTACCCCGTCTACGGCCGCGACGATCGGTCGAACGTCTCGGCACTGCGTCACACCCGCGAGCAGGGGGGCGTGAATTCATACGTGCATCCGGTATCGAGCCGAGACCCGTTCGGGGGAGACGCACCGCGGGGCATTCCGCTGGAACTCGTCTCGGACGCGGTCCTGGGCGACGTGGACACGATCGAGCTGGCGTGTCTCTGGAGCGACGAACTGGGCACGGCCGACGCCTGGTATCGCCTGCTGAGCGTCGGCGCGACGGTGACGCCCTCGGCCGGCACCGACGCGATGGTGGACTTCTTTCGCACGATGGCGATCGGCACGACGCGCGTCTACGTACACGTGCCGGGTGGGTTGACGATGGACCGGTATCTCGACGGGCTGCGCGCCGGTCGGAGCTTCGTGACCAATGGGCCGCTCATCCGGTTCACCGTCGCGAGCGCCGGGCCCGGTGATGTGCTAAAGCAGATCGGCGACGCCCGGTTCGAGCTGTCGGTCGCGTCCGCCCTGCCGTTCGAGCGGGCCGAGGTCCTCGTCAACGGCGAGGTCGTATGGACGGGCGCCGGCATCGCGCAGGCGGGCACGATCGCTCACCGCGGCAGCGTCACCGTACCGGCAGGCGGCTGGATTGCCGCGCGCGTCCACGGCGGCGGGATGGAGTGGCCCGGCATGGACAGCTATCCGTTCGCACACACCGCGCCGCTCTGGATCGGCTCGCGCGGCAGCACCGATCCAGATGCCGCGGCCCGCGCCGGGAAAGAGCTGCTCACCGCACTCGACATCGCCGAGCAGCGCGTCCGGCAGGCGTACGGCGACACGCCAACGCCGGTGCTGCTCGGGCGGCTGGCGGAAGCGCGGCGGCGGCTCCAACGGCTCACGCGTTGA
- a CDS encoding D-aminoacylase, whose product MSRLLSLLCSAIAILALAACATPEPQYDILIRNGRVIDGTGAPGVDASLAIRGDRVVAIGPLADATARETLDATGLVVAPGFINMLSWADEPLLVDGRSQGNVRQGVTLEVFGEGWSMGPLNERMKTEQLAGQGDLKFPIDWTTLGEYLDGLIRKGVSTNVASFVGATTLRIHEIGYEDRDPTAEELERMKELVRRAMREGALGVGSSLIYAPAFYAKTPELVALARAAGESGGMYISHMRSEGSRLLEAIDELIQIARDAGVPAEIYHLKAAGRENWDKTDAAIARIEAARREGLRITADVYTYPAGATGLNATMPPWVQEGGHDRWVSRLRDPATRARVMTEMTTPTTEWENFFVGAGPEGILLSGFKTEALKPLTGQTLAQVAKARGTSPEETAINLVIEDGSRVEAVYFLMSEDNLRKKLRLPWVSFGSDSGSMAPEGVFLRSNPHPRAYGNFARWLGRYVRDEELVPLEEAIRRMTTMPAEHLSIKERGRLAEGYFADVVVFDPARIQDHATFERPHQYATGVVHVLVNGTPVLRAGEHTGATPGRVVRGPGYEGGRLTP is encoded by the coding sequence GTGTCCCGCCTGCTCAGCCTCCTCTGCTCCGCAATCGCAATCCTGGCCCTGGCGGCGTGTGCCACGCCCGAGCCGCAGTACGACATCCTCATCCGCAACGGCCGTGTCATCGACGGCACGGGCGCGCCGGGAGTGGACGCATCCCTCGCCATCCGCGGCGACCGCGTCGTCGCCATCGGGCCGCTGGCCGACGCCACGGCGCGCGAGACGCTCGACGCGACGGGGCTGGTCGTCGCCCCCGGCTTCATCAACATGCTCAGCTGGGCGGACGAGCCGCTGCTCGTGGACGGGCGGTCGCAAGGCAACGTCCGCCAGGGCGTGACGCTCGAAGTCTTCGGCGAAGGCTGGTCGATGGGGCCGCTCAACGAGCGGATGAAGACCGAGCAGCTCGCCGGCCAGGGCGACCTCAAGTTTCCAATCGACTGGACAACGCTCGGCGAGTATCTCGACGGGCTGATCCGCAAGGGCGTATCCACCAACGTCGCGTCGTTTGTCGGCGCGACCACGCTGCGCATCCATGAGATCGGCTACGAGGATCGCGATCCGACGGCAGAGGAGCTCGAGCGGATGAAGGAGCTGGTCCGCCGGGCGATGCGCGAGGGCGCGCTTGGCGTCGGCTCGTCGCTCATCTACGCGCCCGCGTTTTACGCGAAGACGCCAGAGCTCGTCGCGCTGGCGCGCGCCGCCGGCGAGTCCGGCGGGATGTACATCTCGCACATGCGCAGTGAGGGCTCGCGCCTGCTCGAGGCAATCGACGAGTTGATTCAGATCGCGCGCGACGCCGGCGTGCCCGCAGAGATTTATCACCTGAAGGCCGCGGGGCGGGAGAACTGGGACAAGACCGACGCGGCCATCGCCCGGATCGAGGCGGCACGCCGCGAGGGGCTGCGCATCACCGCCGACGTCTACACCTATCCTGCCGGTGCAACCGGGCTCAACGCGACGATGCCGCCGTGGGTGCAGGAGGGCGGCCACGACCGCTGGGTTTCGCGGCTGAGGGATCCCGCCACTCGCGCACGCGTCATGACAGAGATGACGACGCCAACGACCGAGTGGGAGAACTTCTTCGTCGGCGCCGGCCCCGAGGGCATCCTGCTGTCAGGCTTCAAGACGGAGGCGTTGAAGCCGCTGACCGGACAGACGCTGGCGCAGGTCGCAAAGGCCCGCGGTACGTCGCCGGAGGAAACGGCGATCAATCTGGTCATCGAAGACGGGAGCCGCGTCGAAGCGGTGTACTTCCTGATGTCCGAGGACAACCTGCGCAAGAAGCTGCGACTGCCGTGGGTGAGCTTCGGTTCGGACTCGGGGTCGATGGCGCCAGAAGGCGTGTTCCTGCGGTCGAACCCGCACCCGCGCGCCTACGGTAACTTCGCGCGCTGGCTCGGACGCTACGTGCGCGACGAGGAGCTGGTGCCGCTCGAAGAGGCCATCCGCCGAATGACGACGATGCCGGCGGAACATCTGTCGATCAAGGAGCGCGGGCGGCTCGCCGAGGGGTACTTCGCGGATGTCGTCGTGTTCGATCCCGCACGCATCCAGGATCATGCGACGTTCGAGCGCCCGCACCAGTACGCCACCGGGGTCGTGCACGTGCTGGTCAACGGGACGCCGGTGCTGCGTGCTGGCGAACACACCGGCGCCACGCCCGGCCGCGTCGTCCGCGGCCCGGGGTATGAGGGCGGGCGGCTGACGCCGTAA
- a CDS encoding BlaI/MecI/CopY family transcriptional regulator, whose protein sequence is MAAPHPTEGELAILRVLWSRKGPTTVREVHDELRRTKDTAYTTVLKMLTIMSDKGLVRRDESERTHTYVPVHAERVVQTSLLKDLMRRAFSGSALKLVQRALDDDTASAEELDAISKLIAQAKAKRKR, encoded by the coding sequence ATGGCGGCGCCGCATCCTACTGAAGGCGAACTGGCGATCCTGCGCGTGCTCTGGAGCCGCAAAGGACCGACGACCGTTCGCGAAGTGCACGACGAGTTGCGTCGCACCAAGGACACCGCCTACACCACGGTGTTGAAGATGCTGACGATCATGTCCGACAAGGGCCTGGTACGACGCGATGAATCCGAACGCACCCACACGTACGTCCCGGTACATGCCGAGCGGGTGGTGCAGACATCTCTCTTGAAGGACCTGATGCGTCGCGCGTTTTCTGGCTCGGCCTTGAAGCTGGTGCAGCGCGCGCTCGATGACGACACCGCCAGCGCCGAAGAGCTCGACGCCATCTCGAAGCTGATCGCACAAGCCAAGGCCAAGCGGAAGCGCTGA